The Cryomorphaceae bacterium 1068 genome window below encodes:
- a CDS encoding pitrilysin family protein — MKIQKIRIAAILLFGAGLLSLSKVSAQNEMPENFYFDTLDNGLELLVIEDPSVPLVTIEIAVHNGAYTESPEYDGLSHLYEHMFFKANKNIPSQEKFLERVNELGISFNGTTSDERVNYYCTLSSTKLEEGLEFMNNAIRYPLFLEEEMKNENPVVDGEFQRAESNPVFFLMNDVNRAMWGENYSRKNTIGDHDIILTATPEKMRTIQQKYYYPNNTLLVVAGAVDRDRVSKMVMKQFGDWKPSDFEIFEKYPIPEFEPLTESKTVVTVNENAQVPIMMIQQFGPKSMEDIEATYAADVFHTILSLPSSRFQKNLVESGLAYQAGSSYQTLKHVGPITTFFVPNPQQITEAIAALEAEVAAWDSDDYFTDEQIAAAKNQLLIQDVYGRESTSNFVHSITFWWASATIDYYLGYIDNLQKVTRDDMKVYVKKYIHGNPNITGILVSPAMKESMDISSIKPISM, encoded by the coding sequence ATGAAAATCCAAAAAATTAGAATTGCAGCCATTTTGTTGTTTGGTGCAGGTTTACTCTCGCTTTCGAAAGTTTCCGCCCAAAACGAGATGCCCGAAAACTTTTATTTCGATACACTGGATAATGGTCTTGAATTACTTGTGATTGAAGATCCGAGTGTACCTCTTGTCACTATTGAAATAGCCGTTCACAATGGAGCCTACACTGAAAGCCCTGAATACGATGGACTCTCCCACTTGTACGAGCACATGTTTTTTAAAGCGAACAAGAATATTCCCTCACAGGAGAAGTTCTTGGAGCGCGTGAATGAGTTAGGGATTTCCTTCAACGGAACCACGAGTGATGAGCGAGTGAATTACTACTGTACACTTAGCAGCACTAAGCTGGAAGAAGGTCTAGAGTTTATGAATAACGCCATACGCTATCCGCTGTTTTTGGAAGAGGAGATGAAAAATGAGAATCCCGTTGTAGACGGAGAATTCCAAAGAGCTGAATCGAATCCTGTATTTTTCTTAATGAATGATGTGAACCGTGCTATGTGGGGAGAGAACTACAGCCGAAAAAACACCATTGGGGATCACGACATTATCTTGACGGCCACGCCTGAAAAAATGCGCACCATTCAACAGAAATACTACTATCCGAACAATACGTTGCTGGTAGTAGCAGGTGCAGTGGATCGAGACCGCGTATCGAAAATGGTCATGAAACAATTTGGAGACTGGAAGCCTAGTGACTTTGAGATCTTTGAGAAGTATCCAATTCCCGAATTTGAGCCATTGACCGAATCAAAAACGGTGGTTACCGTAAACGAAAATGCACAGGTTCCGATTATGATGATTCAGCAATTCGGACCAAAATCGATGGAAGACATAGAAGCAACCTATGCTGCCGATGTATTCCATACTATACTTTCACTTCCTTCTAGCAGGTTCCAAAAAAATCTGGTTGAATCAGGTTTGGCATACCAGGCCGGTAGCTCATACCAAACCTTGAAGCACGTCGGGCCGATCACGACCTTTTTCGTTCCGAATCCACAGCAAATCACTGAAGCTATAGCAGCTCTCGAAGCCGAAGTTGCTGCATGGGATTCTGACGATTATTTCACCGATGAGCAAATAGCAGCGGCAAAGAACCAATTATTGATACAAGATGTATACGGTCGCGAAAGCACTTCTAACTTCGTTCACTCCATTACATTTTGGTGGGCATCTGCTACAATTGATTACTACTTGGGTTACATTGACAATTTGCAGAAAGTAACGCGAGATGATATGAAAGTGTACGTTAAGAAGTACATCCACGGAAACCCGAACATAACGGGTATTCTGGTATCACCGGCTATGAAAGAGTCGATGGATATCAGCAGTATCAAACCCATTTCAATGTAA
- the ccoS gene encoding cbb3-type cytochrome oxidase assembly protein CcoS, giving the protein MEALFLLIGISLVVAIVFLVSFLWAVKSKQYDDDFTPSVRMLFDSETKSGSNDNTSN; this is encoded by the coding sequence ATGGAAGCACTTTTTTTACTCATCGGAATCAGCTTGGTAGTGGCGATCGTTTTCTTAGTCTCCTTTCTCTGGGCAGTGAAGTCCAAGCAATACGATGATGACTTTACCCCTTCGGTAAGGATGCTCTTCGACTCAGAAACAAAATCAGGTTCAAACGATAATACTTCAAATTAA
- a CDS encoding DUF3078 domain-containing protein, producing MKLKYLLGLILAICFGTMSAQEEGDLSAADRDKLEAAIELEHDSLWHLGGTFGLNFNQSYFSNWAAGGQNSISTTALTSLFANYKKGKHLWTNTLDLAYGIIAQDNQKAIKTDDRIDFTSKYGYQSKKEQWYYTGLFNFRTQFAEGFTIEEGVEIGDPISDFLAPAFSIFALGADYRPNEKFSAFLSPATTKITIVTVDRLATDFGLDEGDNARFEIGAFVKVSYQDDIFENVNLLTKIDLFSNYVEDPQNVDVNWETLITMKVNSWLSATLTTQLIYDDNITIGAEDAVLGDDGETIITPAVFGGPRTQFREVFALGLSFKI from the coding sequence ATGAAATTAAAGTACTTATTAGGTTTGATCTTGGCAATATGCTTCGGTACGATGAGCGCTCAAGAGGAAGGAGATTTGTCTGCGGCTGACAGAGACAAGCTTGAAGCAGCAATCGAGTTAGAACATGACTCGCTTTGGCATTTAGGTGGAACATTTGGCTTGAACTTCAACCAATCTTATTTCAGTAATTGGGCTGCAGGGGGTCAAAATAGTATTTCAACCACTGCCTTAACGAGCCTGTTTGCCAATTACAAAAAAGGAAAGCATTTGTGGACCAATACATTGGATCTCGCATACGGTATAATCGCACAGGACAATCAGAAGGCGATTAAAACGGACGATCGCATTGATTTTACATCCAAATATGGCTATCAGTCCAAAAAAGAACAGTGGTACTACACTGGTTTATTCAATTTCAGAACTCAATTTGCTGAGGGTTTTACAATCGAAGAAGGAGTAGAAATCGGAGATCCGATTTCAGACTTCCTAGCCCCTGCATTCTCCATTTTCGCCCTCGGTGCGGACTACAGACCAAACGAAAAGTTTTCGGCATTCCTTTCGCCCGCAACAACTAAGATCACGATTGTTACTGTCGATAGATTGGCGACAGATTTTGGTCTGGATGAAGGAGATAATGCGCGATTTGAAATTGGTGCTTTTGTGAAGGTTAGTTACCAAGATGATATTTTTGAAAATGTTAACCTGCTTACAAAAATTGATCTGTTCTCAAATTACGTAGAGGATCCTCAGAATGTCGATGTGAACTGGGAGACCCTAATTACCATGAAAGTGAACAGCTGGCTATCTGCCACGCTCACTACGCAACTTATATATGATGACAACATCACTATTGGAGCTGAAGATGCTGTACTAGGTGATGATGGGGAGACCATCATTACTCCTGCGGTTTTTGGCGGACCAAGAACTCAATTCAGAGAGGTCTTTGCACTTGGACTTTCTTTCAAAATCTAA
- a CDS encoding heavy metal translocating P-type ATPase metal-binding domain-containing protein, translating into MKRREVREKVACFHCGDPCESDHVRFQEKDFCCHGCKSVYELLQSCDLEGYYDYADNPGIKTLKAPASEKFAYLNDESIQMKILSFKSEKLAKVSLKLPAMHCASCIWLIENFRKLVPGVIESRVNFVKREAAFTYDPQIVSLRRLVEQLAAIGYEPELNLETTSEKKTNRGNFKLITQIGVAGFCFGNIMLLSFPEYLAIGEELAIQYRSFFGYLNFALALPVLFYSASDYLLSAWRAVVRKVINMDVPISMGILAIFLRSTYEIFLEGGGGYMDSLSALVFFLLVGKWFQQKTYDSLSFERDFKSYFPISVQLVDADGERSIGIEHIKQGDQFRVRSGELIPVDSILVEGDAHLDYSFVSGESEAVEVQSGEALYAGGRQTGASIVLKATKSVDQSYLTGLWNSDGNQKKEHELESFADRVGKVFTYVIVFIALSAGLFWMVFDPSLVLNAVSAVLIVACPCALALSFPFAYGNAIRLAGRKGLYLKNAAALGRMAEVSHIVFDKTGTLTRGSDSKVEIEASEFTLLDKAIAAAMAAQSGHPLSRMIAQSLKASDQTLPKILNFTEVKGKGLQAEFAGDHYRLGSADFTGYNVSDRKAMNASAVYFSRNGKTVANFSIQKEYRSNLNRLIKNLKKFYSLYLLSGDNDSEKERMQEIFNQKNGLLFNQLPHQKREFVAKLRRQGAVTAMIGDGLNDAAALKESDLGISVADDVFRFAPASDAILSSAGFHHLPEFFDYSKEVLKTVRLSFALSFLYNGIGLFFAVQGVLTPVIAAILMPISSITVVGFVTLRTTLLYRKKFTQKFTE; encoded by the coding sequence ATGAAGCGTAGAGAAGTAAGAGAAAAGGTTGCCTGTTTTCACTGTGGTGACCCCTGTGAGTCAGATCATGTTCGATTTCAAGAAAAGGATTTTTGCTGCCATGGCTGCAAAAGCGTTTATGAGCTGCTGCAATCCTGCGATTTAGAAGGGTATTATGACTACGCTGATAATCCCGGAATTAAGACCCTAAAAGCTCCTGCCTCTGAGAAGTTTGCCTATCTGAATGACGAAAGTATTCAGATGAAAATTCTATCCTTCAAAAGTGAAAAACTTGCTAAAGTTTCATTGAAATTACCCGCCATGCATTGTGCAAGCTGTATCTGGCTGATCGAAAACTTTCGCAAGCTAGTGCCCGGAGTCATCGAGTCGCGTGTGAATTTCGTCAAGCGCGAAGCCGCTTTCACTTACGATCCTCAAATCGTTTCACTGCGCAGGCTGGTTGAGCAACTCGCCGCCATTGGGTATGAGCCTGAGCTAAATTTAGAAACTACCTCTGAGAAAAAGACAAATCGTGGCAATTTTAAGCTCATCACACAAATCGGCGTGGCCGGTTTTTGCTTCGGAAATATCATGCTGCTCAGCTTCCCCGAGTATCTCGCGATTGGCGAAGAGCTGGCCATTCAGTACCGATCGTTTTTTGGGTACTTGAATTTTGCGTTAGCTCTTCCGGTGCTGTTTTACTCGGCCAGCGATTATCTGCTCTCAGCTTGGAGAGCTGTGGTAAGGAAGGTTATCAATATGGATGTTCCCATTTCCATGGGTATTCTGGCGATTTTCTTGAGAAGTACCTATGAAATCTTCTTAGAAGGAGGGGGTGGCTACATGGACAGTCTTTCGGCTTTGGTCTTTTTTCTCCTTGTCGGGAAATGGTTCCAACAAAAGACGTACGATAGTCTCTCCTTTGAGCGAGACTTCAAATCCTATTTTCCAATTTCAGTTCAGTTGGTTGACGCCGATGGAGAGAGGTCAATCGGAATTGAACACATTAAGCAAGGAGATCAGTTTCGTGTGAGAAGCGGAGAACTCATTCCGGTAGATTCTATTCTCGTTGAGGGAGATGCCCATCTCGACTACAGTTTTGTGAGTGGCGAAAGCGAAGCCGTAGAGGTTCAAAGTGGAGAGGCCCTATATGCAGGAGGTCGGCAGACGGGAGCTTCCATCGTGCTTAAAGCAACCAAATCGGTTGATCAGAGCTACTTAACAGGTTTATGGAATTCTGATGGAAATCAAAAAAAAGAACACGAGCTGGAGAGTTTTGCCGATCGGGTGGGGAAGGTCTTTACCTATGTAATCGTGTTCATCGCTCTTTCAGCTGGTTTATTTTGGATGGTTTTCGACCCGAGTTTGGTTTTGAATGCCGTTAGTGCCGTCTTAATCGTAGCCTGTCCTTGTGCATTGGCATTAAGTTTTCCATTTGCCTATGGCAATGCCATACGACTGGCAGGTCGAAAAGGCCTCTATCTTAAGAATGCAGCCGCCTTGGGTCGTATGGCCGAAGTTAGTCACATCGTCTTTGACAAGACGGGAACTTTAACCCGTGGCTCTGATTCAAAAGTTGAAATCGAGGCATCGGAGTTCACCCTACTCGACAAGGCGATAGCAGCAGCCATGGCTGCTCAGTCCGGCCACCCCTTGAGCCGGATGATTGCCCAATCTTTAAAAGCTTCAGATCAAACTCTTCCGAAGATTTTAAACTTCACGGAAGTGAAGGGAAAAGGTCTTCAAGCCGAATTTGCCGGAGATCATTACCGGTTGGGTTCTGCTGACTTTACAGGGTATAATGTCTCTGATAGAAAGGCCATGAATGCTAGTGCGGTCTATTTCAGCCGAAACGGCAAAACCGTAGCCAACTTCTCTATTCAGAAAGAGTATCGATCCAATTTGAATCGCCTGATCAAAAACTTAAAAAAGTTCTATTCACTTTATTTACTCAGTGGCGACAATGACTCGGAAAAGGAGCGGATGCAAGAAATTTTTAATCAGAAAAACGGCCTGCTTTTTAATCAACTTCCCCATCAGAAGCGAGAGTTTGTTGCGAAGCTTCGCCGACAAGGCGCTGTAACTGCCATGATCGGCGATGGACTCAATGATGCAGCAGCTCTAAAAGAAAGCGATCTGGGCATTTCCGTAGCAGATGATGTATTCCGCTTTGCACCAGCTTCAGATGCTATTCTCTCCTCTGCGGGATTTCATCACCTACCGGAATTCTTTGACTATTCAAAAGAGGTATTAAAGACGGTTCGACTCAGCTTTGCTTTGTCTTTCCTTTACAATGGTATCGGCTTGTTCTTTGCCGTTCAGGGAGTTCTGACTCCTGTGATCGCCGCGATATTGATGCCGATCAGTTCAATTACCGTAGTGGGTTTTGTCACTTTAAGAACCACTTTATTGTATCGAAAAAAATTCACTCAAAAATTCACTGAGTAA
- a CDS encoding DUF3822 family protein — protein sequence MEKITLGEEHFETIGLLFEPNFFQIYCYSDLEGDVFVKTISCKRNGQYDFSELKSKNHLFALSSQPHWTIVPTAVFREEDARGYLELTTGFEGKSLFSHSTLEGLESVLIYERDTEAEKLLSQIQPALEVKHLAGTLLEHGRRKVSESKGDLLQIQVLDQLALVTIFRQGSLLLANCIEINKSEDLIYYTFYTLKKLDISTEIRTEISGSGTIFSSVKKQAAKFLTNLNDSGKDSVSDQLAVIIAQCA from the coding sequence ATGGAAAAAATCACCTTAGGCGAAGAACATTTTGAAACGATTGGGCTCCTTTTTGAGCCCAATTTTTTTCAGATCTATTGCTATTCAGACCTAGAGGGAGATGTTTTTGTAAAAACCATTTCTTGCAAACGCAACGGTCAGTATGACTTCAGCGAATTGAAATCTAAAAATCACCTTTTCGCATTAAGCTCACAGCCGCACTGGACTATAGTGCCAACGGCCGTATTTCGAGAAGAAGATGCCAGAGGCTACCTTGAATTGACCACGGGCTTCGAAGGAAAAAGTCTTTTTTCTCATTCAACTCTCGAGGGATTGGAGTCTGTACTCATTTATGAACGAGATACGGAAGCCGAAAAATTGCTAAGTCAAATTCAGCCGGCGTTAGAGGTCAAACATTTGGCAGGTACCCTACTCGAGCATGGACGAAGAAAAGTGAGCGAAAGCAAGGGCGATCTATTGCAAATACAAGTACTCGATCAACTGGCTTTAGTGACAATCTTTAGACAAGGCTCACTACTTCTGGCCAACTGCATTGAAATAAACAAATCCGAAGATTTGATTTATTATACCTTCTATACCCTTAAAAAGCTAGACATCTCAACCGAAATTCGGACAGAGATCAGTGGATCAGGAACTATTTTTTCTTCCGTGAAAAAGCAAGCAGCTAAATTCCTGACTAATTTGAATGACTCCGGGAAGGACTCAGTTAGTGATCAACTAGCAGTAATCATTGCGCAATGCGCGTAG
- a CDS encoding MFS transporter, which translates to MKLESIISRDLRTVEFGLLCLSSVLFMGSFNMIIPELPNYITQMGGAEYKGLIISLFAFTAAVSRPFSGKLADLVGRRPVMIFGALAAAISSAIYPLISGLFAFFILRLIHGLSTGFKPTGTTAYLADIVGDKNRGEALGMLGMSGSVGMAAGPAIGSAIALNFGLEAMFIVSSIVGFLSAACVVVMKESVVSTKKFSAKMLIIRSDEVIDKDVFPSSFVMLMTTYSFGLALTIIPDFSDFLQVKNRGLFFTVMLVSSVITRLFAGKASDRYGRVKLLLAGTAALTTTMTILALTTNQFVFFVGAVFFGISTGINSPTLFAWTVDLANPEKRGKAIATMFIALEVGILSGALISAELYSNDSSGFPIAFGSGAVLALIGFGYLLLRKRRARNYI; encoded by the coding sequence TTGAAATTAGAATCCATTATCTCGCGTGATCTGCGCACAGTTGAGTTCGGGCTATTATGCCTGAGTTCTGTACTATTTATGGGGAGTTTCAATATGATCATTCCCGAGTTACCCAATTATATTACCCAGATGGGTGGTGCAGAATACAAAGGATTGATCATATCCTTATTTGCCTTCACTGCTGCGGTGAGTAGACCATTCAGTGGGAAGCTCGCCGACTTGGTAGGCAGGAGGCCCGTAATGATTTTTGGCGCATTGGCAGCCGCCATCAGCTCAGCCATTTACCCGTTGATTTCAGGGCTATTTGCTTTTTTTATTCTTAGACTGATTCATGGCTTGAGCACGGGCTTTAAGCCAACGGGGACAACAGCATACTTAGCCGATATAGTGGGAGACAAAAACCGAGGAGAGGCACTGGGAATGCTCGGTATGTCAGGAAGTGTGGGCATGGCTGCGGGCCCTGCAATTGGTAGCGCTATCGCGCTGAATTTTGGGCTCGAGGCGATGTTTATAGTATCATCCATTGTGGGATTTTTAAGTGCCGCTTGCGTAGTCGTAATGAAGGAAAGCGTGGTATCCACAAAAAAGTTCAGTGCCAAAATGCTCATCATTCGCAGTGACGAGGTCATCGACAAGGACGTGTTCCCATCTTCATTTGTAATGTTGATGACTACCTATTCATTTGGCTTGGCATTAACTATCATTCCTGATTTCAGTGATTTCCTACAGGTAAAGAATCGAGGACTTTTCTTCACGGTCATGCTCGTTTCCTCGGTCATCACCCGACTTTTTGCCGGTAAAGCCTCCGATCGATACGGTAGAGTGAAATTACTTCTTGCAGGAACTGCAGCGCTCACCACAACCATGACGATACTTGCTTTAACGACAAATCAATTCGTTTTCTTCGTCGGTGCCGTCTTCTTTGGTATTTCTACGGGAATCAACTCCCCTACCCTTTTCGCCTGGACAGTAGACCTTGCCAATCCCGAAAAAAGAGGAAAGGCCATTGCCACCATGTTTATCGCCTTGGAGGTTGGGATATTGTCAGGTGCCCTGATTTCTGCAGAGCTCTATTCAAACGACTCTTCAGGTTTTCCAATTGCTTTTGGATCAGGAGCGGTTCTGGCATTGATCGGCTTCGGCTATTTATTACTAAGAAAAAGAAGAGCGAGAAACTACATCTAA
- a CDS encoding pitrilysin family protein codes for MFTRTLFIVLAMAVSWTTNGQTAPETTQLEASGIKIIARESVKGTVSMRTFIRGGVNNYDAEKQGVEELMLSMIAEGGPASTSKMEYQQQLESIGARISASTGYDYGNISLSCIKEYFYDAADIYLEAISNPAFRQEDFDLIKNRMITNAKQAKTNPDAHLMDLAMASTWEGTDYAKKPSGTLESLESLSLVLVKKYYASVFCKQNVFMVLVGDVPHGKVSSMIENSAVSKLAEGKKANWFVAEDGVKSGLTVEDRNIETNYITGVFSAPKKGTEESIHNSLAMRILGMRFFEELRTKRSLSYAPSARSTGYIARPMNQVYISTTDPEQSLEVMIDLVNSVRTEGYEEKELEGTKQSFLTNYYMGQETNSSISMSLGVNEIQGSWKNMDRFTDRVLNTSLEDINTVISTYGEEINWTYLGKEEMVKPKYFKQPVKPKKVKK; via the coding sequence ATGTTTACAAGAACCTTATTTATTGTGTTGGCCATGGCAGTTTCGTGGACGACAAATGGACAAACCGCACCTGAAACAACTCAGCTGGAGGCGTCAGGAATTAAAATAATTGCCCGCGAATCAGTTAAGGGTACAGTTAGTATGCGCACTTTTATAAGAGGAGGCGTCAACAATTATGATGCGGAAAAACAAGGTGTTGAGGAGCTAATGTTATCCATGATTGCTGAGGGAGGACCTGCGTCTACTTCAAAAATGGAGTACCAGCAACAACTGGAATCAATTGGAGCCCGAATTTCTGCCAGCACAGGCTACGATTATGGAAATATTTCACTTAGCTGTATCAAGGAGTACTTTTATGATGCTGCTGATATCTACCTAGAGGCCATATCGAACCCTGCATTTCGACAGGAAGATTTTGACCTGATTAAGAATAGAATGATCACGAATGCCAAACAGGCCAAGACAAATCCTGATGCGCATTTAATGGATTTAGCCATGGCAAGCACGTGGGAAGGAACTGATTACGCTAAGAAACCTTCGGGAACGTTGGAATCTCTCGAATCGCTCAGTTTAGTTCTTGTCAAGAAATACTATGCTTCAGTCTTTTGTAAGCAAAATGTTTTCATGGTACTTGTAGGAGATGTTCCTCACGGAAAAGTGAGTTCAATGATAGAAAATAGCGCAGTATCTAAATTGGCTGAAGGCAAAAAAGCCAATTGGTTTGTAGCAGAAGATGGTGTTAAATCAGGACTGACTGTAGAAGACCGCAATATAGAAACGAACTATATCACCGGCGTATTTAGCGCTCCGAAGAAAGGAACGGAGGAATCGATACACAATTCCTTGGCCATGCGAATTTTAGGAATGCGATTCTTTGAAGAGCTTCGCACCAAGAGAAGCCTATCTTACGCGCCGTCGGCCAGATCTACGGGGTATATAGCAAGGCCGATGAATCAAGTCTACATTTCTACTACAGACCCCGAACAAAGCTTGGAGGTAATGATTGACTTGGTTAATTCTGTTCGGACTGAAGGTTATGAGGAAAAGGAATTGGAAGGTACGAAACAGTCGTTTTTGACCAATTACTATATGGGGCAAGAAACGAATTCATCCATTAGTATGTCTTTGGGTGTAAATGAGATTCAAGGTAGCTGGAAAAATATGGATAGGTTCACAGACCGAGTGTTAAACACTTCTCTTGAAGATATCAACACGGTGATAAGCACCTATGGGGAAGAAATAAACTGGACATATCTCGGTAAAGAAGAAATGGTGAAGCCCAAATACTTTAAGCAGCCGGTCAAGCCAAAGAAGGTTAAGAAATAA
- a CDS encoding Crp/Fnr family transcriptional regulator, whose amino-acid sequence MASSRTSTHTSLACEFCQSHHRSLFGSLTESELKNVDAGKTCTKYKKGQVLFHEGTRPLGVFCVSRGRIKVYRLGIDGKEQIIKISASGDLLGYKALLSDQHYNLSAEALDDCVVCFVPKEDFLELLKPGGKFYTDILKAVCEENGVMASKMTEMAQRSVRQRAALSLLMLKDTYGIEHELEGEIEINLTREDLANIVGTATESLIRLLNEFKKENLIETQGRKIRILDPKGLLLASKR is encoded by the coding sequence ATGGCAAGTTCCAGAACATCCACCCATACATCATTGGCATGTGAGTTTTGCCAATCGCATCATAGATCACTATTTGGTTCACTCACTGAGAGTGAATTGAAAAATGTTGACGCCGGAAAAACCTGTACAAAATACAAAAAGGGTCAAGTACTGTTTCATGAAGGTACCAGACCACTTGGGGTTTTTTGTGTGAGCAGAGGGAGAATCAAAGTGTACCGGTTGGGAATTGACGGAAAGGAGCAGATTATTAAAATCTCAGCTTCAGGAGATTTATTGGGATATAAGGCCCTCCTTTCTGACCAGCACTATAACCTATCTGCCGAAGCACTAGACGATTGCGTGGTTTGCTTTGTTCCCAAAGAGGACTTCCTGGAGCTGTTAAAGCCTGGAGGGAAATTTTACACTGACATCTTAAAAGCCGTTTGCGAAGAAAATGGAGTAATGGCTTCAAAAATGACGGAAATGGCCCAGAGAAGCGTACGTCAAAGAGCTGCGCTGAGTCTTTTAATGCTGAAGGATACTTACGGTATCGAGCACGAACTAGAAGGTGAAATCGAAATTAACCTTACGCGAGAGGACCTTGCCAACATTGTTGGAACCGCCACTGAGTCGCTTATTCGATTGCTCAATGAATTCAAGAAAGAAAATCTTATTGAGACTCAAGGTCGAAAAATTCGGATACTGGATCCAAAAGGTCTCTTGCTCGCATCCAAACGTTGA
- a CDS encoding AAA family ATPase, with product MNSDKGDSIARRVEKSLHENFYFNPTPSQEKLLYALGRFVASDKVNCLLVVKGYAGTGKTTTVNALIKTLPYFDYKYVMLAPTGRAAKVMSAYTRRPAFTIHKKIYFKQKTPAGGVFFVPGANLHTNTVFIVDEASMIGSENYSVSGGGDLLTDLFEYVFNGKNCRLILIGDGAQLPPVGSDYSPALDLKYLKTSFHVTAALSELIDVTRQKEDSGILDLATRIRKALEKADMSVFPMALPNSPDVESLTGYELQESLEDEFSKRGVEGAILVTRSNKRANQYNKEIRARVFFREEEISGGDFVMAVRNNYHWADEKSGAGFIANGDVMEITRLGKFYERYGFKFQEASVRLIDYSGEPETEVLLWLDALDIDSASMPKAATDEVYRRTLMEYEHLKTKKERMEALKNDPFYNALQVKFAYAVTCHKSQGGQWPAVFVDQGYLTEEMLDTEYLRWLYTAITRASEKLYMLNFSNQLFLSD from the coding sequence GTGAATTCAGATAAAGGAGATTCAATAGCGCGGAGGGTTGAAAAATCGCTCCATGAAAACTTTTATTTTAACCCGACTCCCTCTCAGGAAAAATTGCTCTATGCTTTAGGGAGATTTGTCGCCAGTGATAAAGTCAATTGCCTTTTGGTGGTAAAAGGATACGCTGGTACGGGTAAGACAACCACTGTAAATGCACTGATAAAAACGCTGCCCTACTTTGACTACAAATATGTGATGCTCGCACCGACGGGGCGAGCAGCTAAAGTAATGTCGGCATATACGCGAAGGCCCGCATTTACTATTCACAAGAAGATCTATTTCAAGCAAAAGACACCCGCAGGAGGTGTGTTTTTCGTTCCAGGGGCCAATCTCCATACAAATACGGTATTCATCGTCGATGAAGCATCCATGATTGGAAGTGAAAACTACTCCGTTTCCGGGGGAGGGGATCTCTTGACTGACTTATTTGAATATGTGTTTAATGGAAAAAACTGTCGACTAATTTTAATCGGAGACGGGGCACAGCTTCCGCCCGTTGGGAGTGATTACAGCCCTGCACTGGATTTGAAGTACCTCAAGACTTCTTTTCATGTCACGGCAGCGCTCTCAGAACTCATTGATGTCACTCGGCAAAAAGAGGATTCAGGTATTCTTGATTTGGCAACGCGGATTAGAAAGGCTTTGGAAAAAGCAGATATGAGTGTTTTTCCGATGGCTCTCCCCAATTCACCTGATGTGGAAAGTCTTACGGGATATGAATTACAAGAATCATTGGAAGACGAATTCTCAAAAAGGGGTGTCGAGGGAGCTATTTTGGTTACTCGCTCTAACAAGCGAGCAAATCAATACAACAAGGAGATCCGTGCGCGAGTGTTCTTTCGAGAAGAGGAAATATCAGGAGGTGACTTTGTCATGGCCGTTCGAAATAACTACCATTGGGCGGATGAGAAATCGGGAGCGGGCTTTATAGCCAATGGTGACGTAATGGAAATTACCAGACTCGGAAAGTTTTATGAGAGGTATGGGTTTAAATTTCAGGAAGCCAGCGTTCGACTGATCGACTACTCGGGTGAGCCTGAAACGGAAGTCTTGCTCTGGCTGGACGCTTTGGATATTGATTCGGCTTCAATGCCAAAGGCCGCGACCGATGAGGTTTACCGCAGAACATTAATGGAGTACGAGCACCTCAAAACGAAGAAGGAGAGAATGGAGGCATTGAAAAACGATCCGTTTTACAATGCCTTACAAGTCAAGTTTGCCTATGCGGTTACCTGTCACAAATCGCAAGGTGGACAGTGGCCTGCTGTATTTGTTGATCAAGGCTACCTCACGGAAGAAATGCTGGACACAGAGTACTTGCGATGGCTGTACACCGCAATTACTCGAGCCTCTGAAAAATTGTACATGCTGAATTTTAGTAATCAGCTTTTTTTAAGCGACTAA